From Candidatus Vondammii sp. HM_W22, one genomic window encodes:
- the rpoC gene encoding DNA-directed RNA polymerase subunit beta' yields MRDLLKMLKQQGQTEDFDAIRIGLASPDMIRSWSFGEVKKPETINYRTFKPERDGLFCAKIFGPTSDYECLCGKYKRLKHRGVVCEKCGVEVTLAKVRRERMGHIELASPVAHIWFLKSLPSRIGLLLDMTLRDIERVLYFESFVVVDPGMTPLECGQLLTDEQYLEAIEENGDEFDAKMGAEAVYDLLSTLNLPHEIETLREEILGTNSETKLKKLTKRLKLVDSLNESGNRPEWMVMTALPVLPPELRPLVPLDGGRFATSDLNDLYRRVINRNNRLKRLLDLNAPDIIVRNEKRMLQESVDALLDNGRRGRAITGTNRRPLKSLADMIKGKQGRFRQNLLGKRVDYSGRSVIVVGPTLKLHQCGLPKKMALELFKPFIFSKLQFRGLATTIKAAKKLVERGTGEVWDILEEVIREHPVMLNRAPTLHRLGIQAFEPILIEGKAIQLHPLVCTAFNADFDGDQMAVHVPLSIEAQLEARTLMMSTNNILSPANGEPIIVPSQDVVLGLYFMTRECINAKGEGMCFANIAEVHRAYESRHVALQAKVKVRLTDYSHGDDGEKVEQTKLWETTVGRSLLSEILPKGLSFELINRMMGKRAISSLIDACYRRVGLKETVIFADQVMYMGFRFATKAGVSIGMNDMIIPDEKERILAAAEREVKEIQLQYASGLVTNGERYNKVVDIWSHTNDQVAKAMMNHLGKESVIDREGNEVEQESFNSIYMMADSGARGSAAQIRQLAGMRGLMAKPDGSIIETPITANFREGLDVLQYFISTHGARKGLADTALKTANSGYLTRRLVDVAQDMVVLEDDCGTKNALDLHPVIEGGDVVEPLGERILGRMTGADLYKPGTDELICERNTLIDENWIDRLEELGVDHVKVRSPILCDAKVGVCAKCYGRDLARGHQVNHGEAVGVIAAQSIGEPGTQLTMRTFHIGGAASRAAAVNSIEVKTEGNVYLHNIKTVLHHSGHLVAVSRSGELTLVDTSGRERERYKVPYGANIRVADGDSVKGGEMVANWDPHTHPIITEVEGKVQFVEFADGVSVQSQVDDVTGLASLVIIDPKQRPAAGKDMRPMVKLVDEKGEDLNIAGTEIPAHYYLPAGAVVIVTDGGEVQVGDTLARIPQESSKTRDITGGLPRVADLFEARKPKEPAILAEATGTIGFGKDTKGKQRLIITDADGETHELLIPKWRHVNVFEGEHVDRGEVISDGELNLHDILRLKGVIELAAYLVKEIQDVYRLQGVKINDKHIEVINRQMLRKVEVTAVGDSHFLRGEQVERTRMMEVNEKLESEGKQPALWESILLGITKASLATESFISAASFQETTRVLTEAAVRGSSDTLAGLKENVIVGRLIPAGTGLFYHDERHNRRDQELETEAFDNKVEMDVDEVSEAIKQALNTAET; encoded by the coding sequence TTGAGAGATCTACTAAAAATGCTGAAACAGCAGGGTCAGACAGAGGATTTTGATGCAATCCGAATTGGTCTGGCCTCGCCTGATATGATCCGTTCCTGGTCTTTTGGTGAAGTAAAGAAACCAGAGACGATTAACTACCGCACCTTCAAGCCTGAGCGTGACGGGTTGTTCTGTGCCAAAATTTTTGGTCCGACCAGTGACTATGAATGTCTCTGCGGCAAGTACAAACGCCTGAAGCATCGTGGTGTGGTGTGTGAAAAATGTGGCGTAGAGGTAACACTGGCTAAGGTGCGTCGTGAACGCATGGGCCATATTGAGCTGGCCAGTCCGGTGGCGCATATCTGGTTTCTGAAGTCACTGCCGTCACGCATTGGTCTGCTGCTGGATATGACCTTACGGGACATTGAGCGGGTACTCTACTTTGAATCTTTTGTAGTGGTTGATCCTGGGATGACACCGCTGGAGTGTGGTCAACTCCTGACCGATGAGCAATACCTCGAAGCTATCGAGGAGAATGGCGATGAATTTGATGCCAAAATGGGCGCTGAAGCTGTTTATGATCTGCTCAGTACGCTTAATCTGCCGCATGAAATTGAGACACTGCGTGAAGAGATTCTCGGCACCAACTCCGAAACCAAGCTGAAAAAGCTGACCAAGCGCCTCAAGCTGGTTGACTCACTCAATGAGTCGGGTAACCGTCCCGAGTGGATGGTGATGACCGCGTTGCCGGTACTGCCGCCAGAGTTGCGTCCGCTGGTGCCTCTGGACGGTGGTCGTTTTGCCACCTCTGACCTGAATGATCTCTATCGCCGGGTAATTAACCGGAACAACCGTCTCAAGCGGCTGCTGGATCTGAATGCCCCGGACATTATCGTGCGCAATGAGAAACGCATGCTGCAGGAATCTGTAGACGCTCTGCTGGATAATGGTCGCCGTGGCCGTGCCATCACCGGAACCAACAGGCGTCCGCTGAAATCACTGGCCGATATGATCAAAGGCAAGCAGGGACGTTTCCGTCAGAACCTGTTGGGTAAGCGTGTCGACTACTCCGGTCGTTCGGTGATTGTGGTTGGTCCTACCTTGAAGCTGCATCAGTGCGGTTTGCCAAAAAAGATGGCGCTGGAATTGTTCAAGCCCTTTATTTTCTCCAAATTACAGTTCCGCGGTCTGGCTACCACTATCAAGGCGGCCAAAAAGCTAGTAGAGCGTGGCACAGGTGAAGTATGGGATATTCTGGAAGAGGTGATTCGCGAGCATCCGGTAATGCTGAACCGTGCGCCTACACTTCATCGTCTCGGTATCCAGGCTTTTGAACCTATACTGATAGAAGGCAAGGCGATCCAGCTTCACCCGCTGGTCTGTACTGCATTCAATGCGGACTTCGATGGCGATCAGATGGCGGTTCATGTACCTCTCTCGATAGAGGCGCAGCTGGAAGCGCGTACTTTGATGATGTCGACAAACAATATTCTCTCTCCAGCTAATGGCGAGCCGATCATTGTCCCGTCACAGGATGTGGTGCTGGGCCTCTACTTCATGACTCGTGAATGCATCAATGCAAAGGGTGAGGGTATGTGTTTTGCCAACATTGCCGAGGTTCATCGCGCTTATGAGTCTCGTCATGTGGCACTGCAGGCAAAGGTGAAGGTACGCCTGACCGATTATTCTCATGGTGATGATGGTGAAAAGGTCGAACAGACCAAGTTGTGGGAAACTACTGTTGGTCGTTCCCTGCTCTCTGAGATACTTCCCAAAGGCCTCTCCTTCGAACTGATTAATAGGATGATGGGCAAACGTGCCATATCGAGCCTGATTGATGCCTGTTACCGTCGGGTTGGTTTGAAGGAGACTGTTATTTTCGCCGACCAGGTGATGTACATGGGCTTCCGCTTTGCAACCAAGGCGGGTGTCTCTATCGGTATGAACGATATGATTATTCCGGATGAGAAGGAGCGTATTCTTGCCGCTGCTGAGCGTGAGGTAAAGGAGATTCAGCTCCAGTACGCATCCGGATTGGTAACAAACGGCGAACGCTACAATAAAGTGGTTGATATCTGGTCTCATACCAATGATCAGGTTGCTAAGGCGATGATGAATCATCTCGGCAAAGAGAGTGTGATCGACCGTGAAGGCAATGAGGTGGAGCAGGAGTCGTTCAACTCTATCTACATGATGGCCGACTCCGGTGCTCGAGGCTCAGCCGCTCAGATTCGTCAGTTGGCCGGTATGCGTGGCCTGATGGCCAAGCCGGATGGCTCAATCATCGAGACACCAATTACCGCTAATTTCCGTGAAGGACTCGATGTTCTGCAATACTTCATCTCTACTCACGGTGCCCGCAAAGGTCTAGCTGATACGGCGTTGAAGACAGCTAACTCTGGTTATCTGACTCGCCGCTTGGTGGATGTAGCCCAGGATATGGTGGTGCTGGAAGATGATTGTGGGACCAAAAATGCATTGGATCTGCATCCCGTTATTGAGGGTGGTGATGTTGTTGAGCCTCTTGGCGAGCGTATCCTAGGTCGCATGACTGGGGCTGATCTCTACAAGCCAGGTACGGATGAGCTTATTTGCGAAAGAAATACGCTAATTGACGAGAATTGGATCGATCGTCTGGAAGAGCTGGGAGTGGATCATGTCAAGGTGCGCTCTCCCATCCTCTGTGATGCCAAGGTGGGTGTCTGCGCCAAATGCTACGGCCGAGACTTGGCTCGTGGACATCAGGTGAATCATGGCGAGGCCGTAGGTGTTATTGCGGCCCAGTCTATCGGTGAGCCTGGTACCCAGTTGACTATGCGTACCTTCCATATTGGTGGCGCCGCATCTCGTGCGGCAGCGGTTAACAGTATTGAAGTTAAGACGGAAGGTAATGTTTATCTGCACAATATCAAGACAGTACTACACCACAGTGGACACCTTGTGGCAGTATCCCGCTCGGGTGAGTTGACTCTGGTGGACACATCAGGCCGTGAACGTGAGCGGTATAAAGTGCCCTATGGTGCCAATATCCGAGTGGCCGATGGCGATTCAGTTAAAGGTGGCGAAATGGTCGCCAACTGGGACCCTCACACCCACCCGATCATTACCGAGGTGGAAGGCAAGGTGCAGTTTGTCGAGTTTGCTGACGGCGTCAGTGTGCAGAGTCAGGTGGATGATGTAACCGGGCTGGCATCACTAGTGATTATCGATCCGAAGCAGCGCCCCGCTGCCGGCAAGGATATGCGCCCGATGGTGAAGCTGGTGGATGAGAAGGGTGAGGATCTGAATATTGCAGGTACCGAGATTCCGGCTCACTACTATCTGCCTGCAGGTGCTGTGGTTATTGTGACCGATGGTGGCGAGGTGCAGGTGGGTGATACGCTGGCCCGTATTCCTCAGGAGTCATCCAAGACCCGTGATATTACGGGTGGTCTTCCCCGGGTTGCCGATCTATTCGAGGCCAGAAAACCGAAAGAGCCGGCTATTTTGGCGGAGGCAACGGGTACCATTGGCTTTGGTAAAGACACCAAGGGCAAGCAGCGCCTGATCATTACCGATGCAGATGGCGAGACCCATGAATTGCTGATTCCCAAGTGGAGGCATGTCAATGTGTTTGAGGGTGAACATGTTGATAGAGGCGAGGTCATCTCTGATGGTGAACTGAACCTGCATGATATTCTTCGCCTCAAAGGTGTGATTGAGTTGGCGGCCTATCTGGTAAAAGAGATTCAGGATGTCTATCGTCTGCAAGGTGTGAAGATCAATGATAAGCACATTGAGGTGATTAACCGTCAGATGTTGCGTAAGGTTGAAGTGACTGCCGTGGGTGATTCGCACTTCCTGCGCGGTGAGCAGGTAGAGCGTACCAGGATGATGGAAGTCAACGAGAAACTCGAGTCTGAGGGCAAGCAGCCGGCACTATGGGAATCTATATTGCTGGGTATAACCAAGGCTTCCCTGGCGACAGAGTCCTTCATCTCGGCAGCTTCTTTCCAGGAGACAACACGTGTCCTGACCGAGGCGGCGGTGCGTGGATCCAGCGATACCCTTGCCGGTCTCAAGGAAAATGTCATTGTTGGTCGTCTGATTCCGGCGGGTACCGGCCTCTTCTACCACGATGAGCGCCATAACCGGCGTGATCAGGAGCTTGAGACAGAGGCGTTTGATAATAAGGTCGAGATGGATGTGGATGAAGTATCAGAGGCGATCAAGCAGGCGTTGAATACAGCTGAAACCTAA
- the rpsL gene encoding 30S ribosomal protein S12: MATINQLVRKPRKRRVEKSKVPALEASPQKRGVCTRVYTTTPKKPNSALRKVARVRLTNGFEVSTYIGGEGHNLQEHSVVLIRGGRVKDLPGVRYHVVRGSLDTSGVESRRKGRSKYGTKRPKS, translated from the coding sequence ATGGCAACAATTAATCAGTTAGTGCGCAAGCCTCGTAAGCGCAGGGTGGAAAAGAGCAAGGTACCGGCCTTGGAGGCTAGTCCTCAGAAGCGTGGTGTCTGTACACGTGTCTACACGACGACACCAAAAAAGCCGAACTCTGCTCTACGTAAGGTTGCGCGTGTGCGCCTGACCAATGGCTTTGAAGTGAGTACCTATATTGGTGGCGAGGGTCATAACTTGCAGGAGCACTCGGTGGTATTGATCCGTGGTGGTCGTGTGAAGGATCTGCCAGGTGTTCGTTATCACGTAGTGCGCGGTAGCCTGGATACCTCCGGGGTCGAGAGTCGACGGAAAGGTCGTTCAAAATACGGCACTAAGCGGCCTAAGAGCTGA
- the rpsG gene encoding 30S ribosomal protein S7 → MSRRRVVSKREILPDPKFGSQLLAKFINMVMVDGKKAVAEKILYDALDTLGKRVSGEPMELLEKALENVRPMVEVKSRRVGGATYQVPIEVRPIRRNALAMRWLIEAARKRSEKSMAQRLAGELGDAAESRGNAVKKREDTHRMAEANKAFSHYRW, encoded by the coding sequence ATGTCCAGAAGGCGAGTTGTATCAAAACGAGAAATCCTACCTGATCCAAAGTTCGGTAGTCAGCTGCTTGCAAAGTTCATCAACATGGTAATGGTTGATGGAAAGAAAGCAGTGGCTGAAAAGATCCTTTATGATGCGCTGGATACACTGGGTAAGCGTGTAAGTGGTGAACCGATGGAGCTGCTGGAGAAAGCGCTGGAGAATGTTCGCCCCATGGTCGAGGTGAAATCTCGTCGTGTTGGTGGTGCAACCTATCAGGTTCCGATTGAGGTTCGCCCGATTCGCCGCAATGCACTGGCAATGCGCTGGCTGATAGAAGCCGCGCGCAAGCGCAGTGAGAAGTCCATGGCACAGCGCTTGGCGGGTGAGCTGGGTGATGCGGCGGAGTCCCGTGGCAACGCAGTCAAGAAGCGTGAAGACACGCACCGTATGGCTGAAGCTAACAAGGCGTTTTCACACTATCGCTGGTAA